The Parabacteroides timonensis sequence TGCCAGTTCGGATATTTTAACCGGATGCCCGAACGTATGCATCGGTACACAAGCTTTTATTCGACGACCGGTTTTCTTATTATAACAAAAACCGTTCTTCATTTCAGCAGAAGCCTGCAGCCATTTCTCTAATTTTTCAGGCGACAATCCCATCGTATCCTTATCTACATCGATAAAAACAGGATGTGCACCAATATAACTGATGGCATTAGCCGTTGCAACAAATGTCAAAGCCTGCGATATTACTTCATCGTTCCGCTCTACCCCAACCAGCAACAAGGCCATATGAAGCGCATTTGTTCCGCTGACACAGACAACAGCTTTCGCTGTACCCGTATAATCGACAATCATTTCTTCGAAACGATCGACGAATTTACCGACACTGGATACGAACGTAGTATCTATGCATTCGTTCAGATACTTCTTCTCATTTCCTATAAAGCACGGTGCATGAAGAGGAACCAGTTCATCTGTACCATACAACTTATGAATAAAATCAACTACCGACTTATACATTATACATATCAGCTTTATACTTCTTCAAATTATCTTTATCCAAAAACCAGTCGATTGTCTCTTTCAATCCCTCCTCCAATGAATAAGAAGGAACAAAATCGGTTAATGATTTAATCTTTGTGTTATCTCCCCATAAACGGAATACTTCCGAGTTTTTAGGACGAATCCGGGCTTCATCTTCAATGAACCTGACATCCGAGTTCATAAGCCGGGCTATTGTATTCAATGTGTCGCGCATAGAGATTTCAAAGTTACTGCAAATATTGACCTCTTGCCCTATCGCTGCTTCACATTTTGAAAGCTCAATAAATCCCTTACATGTATCTTTGACAAAATTAAAATCACGTGTAGGAGTCAAATCACCCAGTTTAATTTCTTTTTTACCATTCGCTATTTGAGTAATAATTGTCGGAATTATAGCCCGTGCCGATTGACGCGGTCCATAAGTATTAAAAGGTCTTACCAACACTATCGGCAATTCAAATGCATTATAAAAGCTCATAGCTATTGCATCTGCACCAATCTTTGTAGCAGAATAGGGCGACTGAGGTTGTTTCGGATGTTTCTCATCGATTGGTACATATTGAGCAGTACCATACACTTCCGAAGTAGATGTAATAAGTACTCTTTCCACTCCGTTTTCCTTAGCTGCCTGACATATATTTAAAGTTCCCTTGATATTTGTATCGACGTAACTATCTGGTGCTACATAAGAATAAGGAATAGCGATCAAAGCAGCCAGATGAAATATCTGTTTGACATCCTTAGTTATATGTTTACAAAAATAAGGATCGCGAATATCTCCTGTTACAACTTCTAAATTAGGATGTTTTACATCATTCAACCACCCCCAATCATTAAAAGAATTATAATAAGAGAGTGCTTTAACCTGATATCCCTGTTCCAACAACATCTCAGTTAAATGAGAACCGATAAATCCATCGGCGCCTGTAACCAATACTCTTTTCATGATCTTACTTTGTTTCTTTAAATTCTTTCTTCAATGCCAAAAACTGTTCTTTACCAAACAGATAGCCTATAGGTACCAA is a genomic window containing:
- a CDS encoding NAD-dependent 4,6-dehydratase LegB, which codes for MKRVLVTGADGFIGSHLTEMLLEQGYQVKALSYYNSFNDWGWLNDVKHPNLEVVTGDIRDPYFCKHITKDVKQIFHLAALIAIPYSYVAPDSYVDTNIKGTLNICQAAKENGVERVLITSTSEVYGTAQYVPIDEKHPKQPQSPYSATKIGADAIAMSFYNAFELPIVLVRPFNTYGPRQSARAIIPTIITQIANGKKEIKLGDLTPTRDFNFVKDTCKGFIELSKCEAAIGQEVNICSNFEISMRDTLNTIARLMNSDVRFIEDEARIRPKNSEVFRLWGDNTKIKSLTDFVPSYSLEEGLKETIDWFLDKDNLKKYKADMYNV